The window ATATTCTTTCCCAGTCCGGCGCACAGAACATCATCATCCCTTCAAACAGTCCTGCCAGAGGCAACCTTGAGCTTGGACACGACGCTTCAAACGCATGGCAGACCTCGAACAGATACATTGCCGGAGTGCTCACGGTAAACCTTGTTTTCGTGAACAGGGTAGGCGTTGAGGACGGCGTATCCTTCTGGGGCGGCTCCGAGGCATACGACGCCAGAGGGCGCAGGCTTGCGGCGGCGGATATGTTCAAAGAGACCGGAGTCACTGTGGATATCGATATCGACAGTGTGCGCAGGGCAAGGATAGAAACACCTTTTCTTAGAGATGAGAAGAGCTTTCTGGTCAGAAACTTTCTGAACGAGGAAGGAGGCAGGAAATGAAGCTTGACCTTGACCTCACGGTTGATATACTCACGAACTTTATAAAGGAAGAGACCGAAAAGATAGGGCTGAAACACGTCGTGCTCGGTCTTTCCGGCGGAATAGATTCGGCGCTCAGTGCGGCTCTGGCCGCAAAGGCGCTGGGCGGCAACAGGGTTTTTGCCTACTGCATGCCCTATAAACTCAGCAGCGAGGAGAGCCTTAAGGATGCCATCAAGGTGGCTGAGACCTTCAGGCTGAATTTTGATGTACTTGAGATAACCCCTATGGTGGATCCGTACTTCGAGATGCAGGAGGATATCAGCAAACTCCGCATGGGCAACGTTATGGCACGCCAGAGGATGATATGTCTGTTCGATATGTCTGCGAAGGTAGCGGGACTGGTTCTGGGAACAAGCAACAAAACGGAGCTTCTGCTGGGCTACGGAACATGGTACGGCGACCTTGCAAGTGCCATAAACCCCATAGGCGATCTTTACAAGACGCAGGTGTGGGAGCTTTCGGAATATCTGGGCATCCCCCAGTCGGTGGTGGACAAACCGCCCACCGCAGGCCTCTGGGTCGGCCAGACCGACGAACAGGAACTCGGCTTCACCTACAGAGAGGCGGACGACCTGCTCTATGCCATGGTGGACGAGCGCAGGCGGATCCCTGAGCTTATTTCCATGGGATTTGAAGAGGAATTTGTTAAAAAGGTTGCGGAGCGTATCCGCAGAAACCAGTTTAAGAGGAATATGACCGTCATTGCAAAGGTGAGCCAGCGGACGATAGGCCGCGACTTCCGCTATTGCAGGGACTGGGGATATTGATTCCATAAATATGCGAGGCACATCCCTGTGCCTTTATGCTGTACTGAACAATTAGTCATAACACTATAGAGGTGATTGAATGTACCACGAGAAGATACTTAAGGACGCTCTCACATTCGATGACGTGCTCATCGTACCCGGAAAGAGCGAGATCCTGCCC of the Seleniivibrio woodruffii genome contains:
- a CDS encoding NAD+ synthase — protein: MKLDLDLTVDILTNFIKEETEKIGLKHVVLGLSGGIDSALSAALAAKALGGNRVFAYCMPYKLSSEESLKDAIKVAETFRLNFDVLEITPMVDPYFEMQEDISKLRMGNVMARQRMICLFDMSAKVAGLVLGTSNKTELLLGYGTWYGDLASAINPIGDLYKTQVWELSEYLGIPQSVVDKPPTAGLWVGQTDEQELGFTYREADDLLYAMVDERRRIPELISMGFEEEFVKKVAERIRRNQFKRNMTVIAKVSQRTIGRDFRYCRDWGY